The genome window CAGACAGACAggcaaggtggaggtggcaGGCTGGTGGAGGCACTGAGGATTagggagtggggcaggcTTAATATTCTTTAGCATTTTTTAATTCCATTAATCCTGGTTGCCTTGTCTTGGTGGCGCATGTGAGGTGGTGGGCGATGGATGATGCACAGTCTTGAATCAAGTCAAACTCTTCTCGTCACCACCAACGTCTTTCATCTCAATACATCCACCTCGAGACTCATTCTCACATCGTAGTTACCATCCACCCATAGCATAGGACTGTCAGTGTCGCACTCCCCGTGTCACCCGTGTCGCCCAATTCACAGGCCACTGGCAAACAAAGaacaagaaggaggacatCAGTCAAAGTGCACAGGCGCGAAGGCTCCTGCCATCACACTTGTCGCGGGCCGACTGATCACTTACCAgaccccagccccagaCTCATTGTCTCCAGTGCTGTCGCTTTCCCAACAACTCATATCTACGAGTAGCTTGCTCGCTGGCCATCCTAGCTTCGTCATCAACCCAACTGTCTTCTCGTCTTCACTTCTTCTCTGTCAAGCTTCCCGCCTCACGCCACCCACTGCCGCCTTTCCTCGCCTCCCATGGCCTACAACTATccacctcaccctcaacaCCAAGCAATGCAGAACGGATGGCACGGCGGTCCGCCGCAACCGCCACAAGATCCGTTCCGCGCATGGTACGCGGACAAGCTTGCGACACTCACGTTCAACTCGCGTGCCATTATTCAGGACCTCTCCATCGAGGCCGTGAAGCAGCGAGATGCGTATAACTGGGCAGGCATGAACGCGATCGCtgaggagcttgaggctGCCATTTACATGGTGCGTTCACTAACCTTGCGCCACTGACAACAGGCCCCACCGCAGGGCAAACTCCCATTGTTGTACCTCCTCGATTCGATCTCGAAGAACGCTGGCCCGCCCTACACCGACGAATTTTTTGCGCGGTTCCTTCCCCAGCTCTACGTGGCCACATATCGCCAGGTGGATGGCGTGACGAAGAACAAGATGGTGGAGATGTTACGGCTGTGGCGGACGGGTGCCGGCGGGGGTGAGCTTTATCCGGTCGGAGTGCGAGAGCAAGTCGAGCGCGATCTTTTCGGCTCTACGGGTCTGCCTCCACCCCCTCAGATGGCGCCGCCTCCCCTCACGCAGGCCAACGTCCAGGCAGAGTTGCGTCAGTTCCTGCagcagaaggaggatgagatggCCAAAGAGTTTTCGACGGGTCTTGCCAAGACAGTCAACGTCCTGGTCCAGATCGACAAGCTCCTGTCCACCACACAGGTGAACCGGgatgagctcctcggcatcaaGCAGCAGATTGGCGCGATGAAGGGCGGTCACCAGCCCGCGTCTGGCCAGCTCAGCCGTCAGCAGGCCGTGCCCgcggctcggcctcctgTGCCGGCCTTCCAACCCCGCGAAACTTTCCCTCCTCAGCAGCGCCCGCCGTTCCCTCAGTATATCCAGCCGCCACAGCGCTtcgcgacgccgccgcaggTCCCTACACCGCCACAGATCCATGCCCCGCTCCCAACGCCGGTCACGCTACCGAAGCTGGgcgccctcccccttccGTCCAATGTCGCTgacatcctcgccaacctctccaAGTCGGGCGTTTTATCGCAGCCCATCACCCCCGAGCCAATCAACAAGCGATCTGGCCTTGAGGCGTACGAGGACATGATCCTGGCTCTCAACATGACTGTTGACGTGTTCGACCTGACCAAGTGAGGCTTTGAATTTTGAATTTTGGCTGACCACAGGCTGTCGCTCCCGGTCTCCCACCTCCCGGTCAGATGCAAGCAGTGCGGCGAGCGTTTccccgagggcgagaacaCTCTGCAAGCGCATATGGACTGGCACTTCCGCCGCAACcgcaaggagcgcgagacggagggtcgcggcgcgcaccGTCGCTGGCTCCCTCGTGCAGATGTGAGTTAAGCACCTTATCGCCCTCGCTAACATCAGAAATGGATCCACGAGAATAGCGAGGCGGGGCCAAGcgagcccaagcccgagaCTGTTACGAGCACCAAACTCACCGCCGAACGACTCGCTGCCCTCAAGCGCAAGTGGGTCCGCGCGCCGGCCGACCCCGCAAAGGCAACTCCTTGCCCGATCTGCAAGGAACAGTTCAAGCCAGAGTGgtccgaggacgaggaggagtgggtgTTCAACAACGCCGTCAACGTGCATGGGACGGTGAGTTTACTGACCATACCAGAGTCTCCGAGCTGACCTCAGATCTTCCACGCCACGTGCCGTGCTGAGAAGATGAGCAGCGCTGTTGCAGCGCGGCTACTTGGCACCGAGCGCGGTGTGTCTAGAAGCCCCGCACCCGAGAGCGTTCCTGGCTCGCCGAGGCAACGCTTGTCCGCATCGCCAGCGAAATCACCTGCCCGTCTCCCACCTTCGCCGAccgccaagcgcaaggcaGCGGATGACGGCacggaggaggccaagcgTGTCAAGCTCGAACCAGGGACAGAAGAGGGGGCCGCATAGGGGGGCGAACCAATCGCTGACGTCACTGTCAAGACCAAGGCATAGCATATTCACAATCACACACTTGCAATTGCAAGATGCATCATTTCCCTGCACGCGTTTCCATCTCTCATGTCCGTGAAATCGCTACATTGACACTCTGTAGATGCCGTATGATCCGATAACCCAACAGACCCTTAGTCCAGGCGAATGGCGGGCAGTCCCCACTCAGTGGTGTCGAGCTCCGAGAGGTGCTCGAGCACCTGCTTGGCGCCGTATGTCGCCCCAGGCTCGAGTGCGAGCAGCTCAGGCTCCGGCACCCAGATGACGTTCATGCCCGCAGCCACGCCTGCATGCACACCCGGCCGCGCGTCCTCAAACACGagcccacgcccacgctccgcctcctgcGCGGCGGTCGCGTCGTTGGGGTggccgacgtcgcggcCCAGCTTGCGGGCAGCAGCAAGGTAGATGTCCGGGTGCGGCTTACCACGACCCTTTGGGACCTCAGGAGAGTCGGCAGTGAGAATCACTTCCGGGTGGAACTTGTCGAAGAGCTCGGGCAGGTGTCCCTGGAGTCAGATATGGCCACAGGCTGGCTCGCGCGAAGCTTCTTCTCTGATCCATAACACCACTACGTCGGCAGATCCCTCCACAGCGTTCCTCACCACTTCCACCCTGCTCCCACACTTTGCTGCCCCCGTCAGTCACGCTACTCTACTCACCGTCTTGACGTCAAAGTTGCGCTTCGTCGACCCGGTCGCGAGGGCAATCGGGATCCCAGCCTCATGCAGCCCCTGCACGAGCTGCAGTGCACCGCGCATCGGCGGCACCTTGCGGAACTGGGCGTCTTGCATGCCCATCCGTTCTTTGAGGTACTCGTCGACACTgatcttgtcctcgagTCCCGGGAAGAAGCTGAAGAGGTAttcggccgcctcgcgctgcaCCTTGCCCATGAGGCCGGCCTTCATGTCCCACGTCATCTCGAGGCCGTACCGCGCCAGGATCTCGTCTGGCGTTAGCTCCGCCGAATCAGCGCGTACTTGTCACATCCGTGTAGATGCGCTTAGGTCAGTAATTCGCAGCCAGATTGCAAGCCGAGTGGCGCACCTCGGAATCACTGCAGTGAGTCACTTGTAGCATGTGAGCACTCACACTGTCGTTAGCAACCATACGGGACATAAGGCTCACTGAGTAGCCCATCCATGTCGAAGATGACATAGGCGATGTCACCGCGCTTCTGCTTGTCGTTTCCCATGTTGAATTGTTGGTGTGAGTTGTTGTGGAGTTTCAAGGTTGATTGATTATCAGCCATTACAGAGTTAGGAACCCGTGGAGCCCGACTAACATCCGTGCCGGAAATTGACACTCTGTTTATTTCCAGCTTTGGCATTTACCGGGCCGGAGTCACCATAGACTGTAACCATCAACTGATTGACATTGGCAACAATCTCCTTACATAGTCTCCCGTTATAATCGACCTTTGCCCACTTTGCTCTTTTTCCATCTCTCCTTGACTCACTCCACCATGAAAGGCGAATACACTCCCCTCCCGACCACAGAgaacggcgagcgcgatgagGTCGCGCCTCGCACCATCTGGAAGCGGGCGCTTCCCTTCCTGGCACTCTTCGCTCTAGTCGGTGTTCTGGCCATCACCAACCCGATGGGCTGCGGACGCAAGGACCAGATCATCAAGGGCTTCAAGGTGCCAGGCTATTCTCACCTTCCAGTGGGCGAAATCGACCCGTTCCacctggacgacgagcccCACCGTCggccccaccaccacggccaccaCAAGGAGCATCACACGACCAAGTACACCACCGCGACTCTGGCCGcagagctcaaggaggctgCGTGCCCACCCCAGCCGGAGCCCCTGAACGTCGGCCCTGTTTGGGAGCCCTGGGCGGACGAGACATTTGCGcacaaggccgccgagcgcctcTCCAAGGCCGTACAGATCAACACCGTCTCGACGGATGACCTCCCGGATGACCCCACCGACCCGCGCTTCGATGGGCACTACAAGTTTGCCGAAtacctcgaggccgagtacCCCACCATCTacgagcacctcgagcacgagaATGTCAACACCCACGGTCACCTCTTCACTTGGAAGGGCACTGATGAGAGCCTCAAGCCCATCTTCCTCATGGCACACGTGGACACCGTACCAGTCAACCCCGAGACGGTCGGCCAGTGGACGTTCCCCCCTTGGAGCGGCGAGATCAGCTACGACGCCACTCCCGAGACCCCCGGGACGTGGATCTGGGGCCGTGGCGCGAGCGACTGCAAGAACTCGCTCATGGGCATTCTCCACGCGGTGGAGaagctcgtcaacgaggGCTTTACGCCCGGTCGCACTGTGCTCATCGGCTACGgctttgacgaggaggtgggtgcTTTGGTGAGAGGTGGCTGACGTTAGATTGGCGGCGCCCGTGGCGCCCTTAAGATCAAGGAGGTTATCGAGGAGCGCTACGGTGACGACAGCATCGCGTtcatcatcgacgaggGCTTCTCGGGTATCGAGGAGGCGTACGGCATT of Cutaneotrichosporon cavernicola HIS019 DNA, chromosome: 4 contains these proteins:
- the PCF11 gene encoding uncharacterized protein (cleavage polyadenylation specificity factor): MQNGWHGGPPQPPQDPFRAWYADKLATLTFNSRAIIQDLSIEAVKQRDAYNWAGMNAIAEELEAAIYMAPPQGKLPLLYLLDSISKNAGPPYTDEFFARFLPQLYVATYRQVDGVTKNKMVEMLRLWRTGAGGGELYPVGVREQVERDLFGSTGLPPPPQMAPPPLTQANVQAELRQFLQQKEDEMAKEFSTGLAKTVNVLVQIDKLLSTTQVNRDELLGIKQQIGAMKGGHQPASGQLSRQQAVPAARPPVPAFQPRETFPPQQRPPFPQYIQPPQRFATPPQVPTPPQIHAPLPTPVTLPKLGALPLPSNVADILANLSKSGVLSQPITPEPINKRSGLEAYEDMILALNMTVDVFDLTKLSLPVSHLPVRCKQCGERFPEGENTLQAHMDWHFRRNRKERETEGRGAHRRWLPRADKWIHENSEAGPSEPKPETVTSTKLTAERLAALKRKWVRAPADPAKATPCPICKEQFKPEWSEDEEEWVFNNAVNVHGTIFHATCRAEKMSSAVAARLLGTERGVSRSPAPESVPGSPRQRLSASPAKSPARLPPSPTAKRKAADDGTEEAKRVKLEPGTEEGAA
- a CDS encoding uncharacterized protein (Peptidase family M20/M25/M40), which codes for MKGEYTPLPTTENGERDEVAPRTIWKRALPFLALFALVGVLAITNPMGCGRKDQIIKGFKVPGYSHLPVGEIDPFHLDDEPHRRPHHHGHHKEHHTTKYTTATLAAELKEAACPPQPEPLNVGPVWEPWADETFAHKAAERLSKAVQINTVSTDDLPDDPTDPRFDGHYKFAEYLEAEYPTIYEHLEHENVNTHGHLFTWKGTDESLKPIFLMAHVDTVPVNPETVGQWTFPPWSGEISYDATPETPGTWIWGRGASDCKNSLMGILHAVEKLVNEGFTPGRTVLIGYGFDEEIGGARGALKIKEVIEERYGDDSIAFIIDEGFSGIEEAYGIPVASLGMAEKGSVSIKLTVDTPGGHASVAPVHTGIGYMSRFLSALEDHPYKPEMTAQSPYLKYMSCLVEYAPKFPKSVARSVKNPKKWHKLAKDLAKSDRVLNAFLSTTSAIDLINGGVKINALPEKVDASVNHRISFVSSVNATLQHYVDLMTPLAAKYGFSSTIFGAEHGKKSSKHLTIEIIGNENKHGLEPAPITPGDSDAFAYIAGTVKTVFGAKTVVAPTGMFANTDTARTWSLTKHIYRWTPADLNEAGGIHTVNERISLHGHLTTTGFYYKLIRNTEGWTK
- a CDS encoding uncharacterized protein (Haloacid dehalogenase-like hydrolase); protein product: MGNDKQKRGDIAYVIFDMDGLLNEILARYGLEMTWDMKAGLMGKVQREAAEYLFSFFPGLEDKISVDEYLKERMGMQDAQFRKVPPMRGALQLVQGLHEAGIPIALATGSTKRNFDVKTGHLPELFDKFHPEVILTADSPEVPKGRGKPHPDIYLAAARKLGRDVGHPNDATAAQEAERGRGLVFEDARPGVHAGVAAGMNVIWVPEPELLALEPGATYGAKQVLEHLSELDTTEWGLPAIRLD